In Tetrapisispora phaffii CBS 4417 chromosome 6, complete genome, a single genomic region encodes these proteins:
- the PRM1 gene encoding pheromone-regulated protein PRM1 (similar to Saccharomyces cerevisiae PRM1 (YNL279W); ancestral locus Anc_1.65), which translates to MPQNTYLYLQFHDRLTQIWLNKYTLVLILAALKLLMFLFSIKSSLNIAQAYVLANCDTIDNLYAQAIEDTPYYIAKFGNYMIKESMEGSVKATLTVLSLLVYSSEELFKFLIDLYLGTYECLIVSAIDGTVDVATNATEKLISYVNGSISTLANDLDNGLDDISELINKVLKVADKVENFLTGDDDDDESQIASVNLTISALRNLYIPSSINDKLEALSAKTPSFSEVKNKTQNLIAVPFEKVRNEISDIDVSKIVGNPTNLYVPSTNTSDLSVETSICSPHKAEIVSFFQDLSSVIRITVLVFVILLILGAFAMMIPEWWEEKLLWTKLYKLDDSTYSGNTVEIESSSDEEINNPFNDKNHIKTNNRSDSDFGDVIKSYFECFNPWHNRVYCLFTKISSSLSFLRRSETNTSDKPYLRWTILYVTSERALLILGIGLLGLLVCIVQLITISILNSKLNAFEQNSSMLSLSANSSAVFDKNLELWGNQTNIYINDTQTNINEQVFGWVDTTTKSLNETVTDFIDDIDDALADLFNGTLLYSPMKSVVSCVIESKLYAISNSLTWINEKAEVTLPRVNITEIKDVIVASNTSGTTQNVVERITADTLKFIRNIIKMYKQSVEIEVEIVCAILGIWLLQIPIALLILYFK; encoded by the coding sequence ATGCCGCAGAACACATATCTATATCTTCAGTTCCATGACCGCTTAACACAAATATGGCTTAATAAGTACACATTAGTACTGATATTAGCAGCGTTAAAGcttttaatgtttttattttctatcaAAAGTTCGTTGAATATTGCGCAAGCCTATGTATTAGCTAACTGTGATACAATCGATAATCTATATGCTCAAGCCATTGAAGACACACCGTATTATATTGCGAAATTTGGAAATTATATGATTAAAGAATCGATGGAAGGATCTGTAAAGGCCACTTTAACTGTTCTATCGTTACTTGTATATTCAAGTGAAGAATTATTCAAGTTCTTAATTGATTTGTATCTTGGGACATATGAGTGTTTGATAGTGAGTGCTATCGATGGGACGGTAGATGTTGCAACCAATGctactgaaaaattaatatccTATGTAAATGGATCAATATCTACATTAGCTAACGACTTAGATAATGGATTAGATGATATATCAGAACTTATTAACAAAGTGTTGAAAGTAGCAGATAAAGTCGAGAACTTTTTGACAGGAGATGACGATGACGATGAATCTCAAATTGCTAGTGTcaatttaacaatttcagCATTAAGAAACTTATATATCCCttcatcaattaatgaCAAATTAGAGGCACTTTCAGCAAAGACACCAAGCTTTTCAGAAGTTAAGAATAAGACCCAAAATCTAATAGCTGTGCCGTTTGAAAAGGTCagaaatgaaatatcaGATATAGATGTCTCAAAAATAGTTGGTAATCCAACCAATTTATATGTGCCATCAACCAACACAAGTGATTTGTCAGTGGAGACATCAATATGTAGCCCTCATAAAGCTGAGATTGTATCATTTTTCCAAGATCTGAGTTCGGTCATCAGAATAACTGTTCTAGTCTTCGTTATTTTGCTAATACTTGGTGCCTTTGCTATGATGATACCTGAGTGGTGGGaggaaaaattattatggacaaaattatataagCTAGATGATAGCACATACTCTGGTAACACAGTTGAAATAGAATCATCAagtgatgaagaaataaaCAATCCGttcaatgataaaaatCACATTAAAACCAACAATCGTAGTGACAGTGATTTCGGCGACGTAATCAAAAGTTACTTTGAATGTTTTAATCCATGGCATAATAGAGTCTACTGtctatttacaaaaatatcttcAAGTTTATCTTTCCTAAGGAGATCAGAAACTAATACGTCAGATAAACCTTATCTAAGATGGACCATTCTTTATGTGACTTCAGAGCGTGCATTACTAATTCTTGGCATTGGATTATTGGGCCTTTTAGTATGTATTGTTCAACTGATAACTATATCTATACTAAACTCAAAGTTAAATGCCTTTGAACAAAATTCAAGTATGCTTTCATTGAGTGCAAATTCAAGTGCTGtgtttgataaaaatttagaattatGGGGTAatcaaacaaatatttatataaatgataCACAAACTAATATAAATGAGCAAGTATTTGGTTGGGTAGACACAACCACTAAGTCTTTAAATGAGACAGTAACTGATTTCATCgatgatattgatgatgCACTTGCGGATTTGTTTAACGGTACATTGTTATATTCACCGATGAAATCAGTGGTATCGTGTGTCATTGAGAGTAAATTGTATGCCATTAGTAATAGCTTGACATGGATAAATGAAAAGGCAGAAGTTACACTGCCTAGAGTTAATATTACTGAAATTAAAGACGTCATTGTTGCAAGTAATACAAGTGGGACCACTCAGAATGTGGTCGAAAGAATAACAGCTGAcacattgaaatttatcaggaatataataaaaatgtataAGCAGAGTGTCGAAATTGAAGTGGAGATAGTTTGTGCTATTCTTGGTATATGGCTTCTACAAATTCCTATtgcattattaattttatattttaaataa
- the TPHA0F00280 gene encoding DUF2456 domain-containing protein (similar to Saccharomyces cerevisiae YHL026C; ancestral locus Anc_4.24): MTEPKVPKQRSWLYIFVYLVLYEGLMSGAISGGINFAISYGMYAKRSRQVTLWRFPHTMSGDCAVTLFVQTVLTHIIEEIMVGWDCYTGDTFYFPSLPLGGRLNKWAFKALEVDRGMVPFGLRPEAKEGAKPTFKGYVKQLITYDENRSNFVNFIICAVHKVILALLIAIPIWFVEWPVTMGVLAGIGKYIGGIEYELGNYPKPQVIKLVYTVILGWVSTPISIAAVMLRNQWYVEYYSGNNQVLNGENAKLFDLEKTKKDNEKIVKNTDTSSSSESDE, translated from the coding sequence ATGACGGAACCAAAAGTTCCAAAGCAAAGATCATGgctttatatatttgtatacCTAGTTCTTTATGAAGGTCTGATGTCTGGTGCCATTAGTGGTGGTATAAATTTTGCTATCTCGTATGGTATGTACGCAAAGCGTTCTCGTCAAGTCACCTTATGGAGGTTCCCACATACAATGTCAGGAGATTGTGCTGTGACGCTGTTCGTTCAGACCGTTCTCACGCATATCATAGAAGAAATTATGGTTGGATGGGACTGTTATACTGGTGATACATTCTATTTCCCATCTCTGCCACTTGGGGGAAGATTAAATAAATGGGCATTTAAAGCATTGGAAGTTGATAGGGGCATGGTACCCTTCGGACTAAGACCAGAAGCTAAAGAAGGCGCAAAACCTACGTTTAAAGGATATGTGAAACAACTAATAACGTATGATGAAAATAGAAGTAATTTTGTAAACTTCATAATATGCGCAGTCCACAAGGTAATACTCGCCCTTTTAATAGCTATTCCGATTTGGTTCGTCGAATGGCCAGTAACGATGGGTGTATTGGCTGGTATTGGAAAGTATATCGGAGGTATAGAATACGAGTTAGGAAACTATCCTAAGCCACAAGTCATTAAACTAGTATACACCGTAATATTGGGATGGGTATCTACACCAATCTCAATCGCAGCAGTCATGTTAAGAAACCAATGGTATGTAGAGTACTATTCCGGCAATAATCAAGTATTAAACGGCGAAAACGCTAAACTGTTTGACTTGgagaaaacaaagaaagaCAACgaaaaaatagtaaaaaaCACCGACACATCCTCATCTTCAGAGAGTGATGAGTAA
- the IRC19 gene encoding Irc19p (similar to Saccharomyces cerevisiae YLL033W; ancestral locus Anc_4.25), whose protein sequence is MNKPLRIVTNNAITTAEHSLYLNPAKYLVPPELRLCVFAHDNGFLCKVYYRRFMRLKPFISNRAMVRDTYKEYIRYKFKQEKYARKRLLVLGNDHDKLTFLTNDVNDNSHLLSRIHNTLTFIVKATSHISPEIEDVEGLTVDNSYCRKILKNLLTIEYEKQSKISHSKDPSEMYDELRISFNYLQGDADSRVNNKSKSKMYSNSAVFREYDIFLVLLNETIGTML, encoded by the coding sequence ATGAATAAGCCGTTGAGAATTGTAACCAACAATGCAATAACTACGGCAGAGCATTCGTTGTATCTTAATCCTGCCAAGTATCTCGTTCCTCCTGAACTGAGACTCTGTGTATTTGCTCATGACAATGGATTTCTTTGTAAAGTTTATTACAGGAGATTTATGCGGCTAAAACCTTTCATATCCAATCGAGCTATGGTCAGAGATACTTACAAAGAGTATATCAGATATAAATTCAAACAAGAGAAGTATGCACGTAAGCGGTTATTAGTTCTCGGGAATGATCACGATAAATTAACGTTCCTAACCAATGACGTCAATGATAATAGTCATTTGTTATCTAGAATTCACAATACCTTAACGTTTATTGTCAAAGCCACAAGTCATATATCTCCAGAAATCGAAGATGTGGAGGGGCTTACTGTTGATAATTCTTACTGTAggaaaattttgaaaaaccTATTAACTATAGAATACGAGAAACAGTCCAAAATCTCACATTCTAAGGACCCTAGCGAGATGTATGATGAGTTACGAATCTCGTTCAATTATTTGCAAGGAGATGCAGATAGTCGAGTCAATAATAAGAGCAAATCAAAGATGTACTCCAATTCAGCAGTATTTAGGGAATACgatatatttttagtaTTATTAAACG